The following proteins come from a genomic window of Larimichthys crocea isolate SSNF chromosome XV, L_crocea_2.0, whole genome shotgun sequence:
- the zmynd12 gene encoding zinc finger MYND domain-containing protein 12 isoform X3 — MEAKPEVLGTTSEIIPLALPKGTEKLCELCERRANLQCTKCRVTFYCDADHQQADWVGIHERICQLLVPIRMATLWSLQQEGQIEMQLKKLELIEICRLVAQSKLSEGKHQEALPAAQFCLRCSKDVHGPTNVEMVPAYLLLAEANLGLGNLAVVAELLSQAEWAVLKSPECGHGVQHWLHRSLGQLHMATGNLEAALLYFANDIYFASEEYGLDSTVTCNGYFLMADVFAKQGKTPIVRSLYSEVAHTWHCYLTKLLETHIQNIQNPDMLLEPSYDKSKQVEVDKMLTTMLEFMQNDSRKDSAQIALVAHCLAMLWFLGGDFLKARC; from the exons atgGAGGCTAAACCCGAGGTTTTGGGGACAACATCCGAGATAATCCCTCTTGCTTTACCCAAAGGAACCGAAAAGTTGTGTGAACTTTGTGAAAGAAGAGCAAACCTGCAGTGCACCAAGTGTCGGGTCACGTTTTACTG TGATGCAGACCACCAGCAGGCCGATTGGGTGGGGATCCATGAGAGAATCTGTCAGCTGCTTGTTCCCATTCGCATGGCGACACTCTGGAGTCTGCAGCAGGAAGGCCAAATTGAAATGCAGCTTAAAAAA CTGGAGCTGATTGAAATTTGCAGGCTGGTGGCTCAGAGCAAGCTGTCTGAGGGGAAACACCAGGAAGCTCTACCTGCCGCCCAGTTCTGCCTGCGCTGTTCCAAAGACGTCCATGGCCCCACTAATGTAGAAATGGTCCCTGCCTACCTGCTGCTCGCTGAGGCCAACTTGG GTTTGGGTAATCTAGCTGTGGTGGCAGAGCTCCTGTCCCAAGCGGAGTGGGCGGTGTTAAAGAGTCCAGAATGTGGTCATGGAGTCCAACACTGGCTGCACAGGAGTCTGGGCCAGCTCCACATGGCAACTGGAAACCTGGAAGCAGCCCTGCTTTACTTTGCAAATGAT ATATACTTTGCCAGTGAGGAGTATGGTCTGGACAGCACAGTCACCTGTAATGGCTACTTTCTCATGGCTGATGTGTTTGCCAAACAGGGGAAGACGCCCATTGTTCGTTCCTTGTACtctgag GTGGCACATACTTGGCACTGCTATCTGACTAAACTCCTCGAGACCCACATACAAAATATCCAGAATCCTGATATGTTGTTGGAGCCCTCTTATG ATAAATCCAAGCAAGTTGAAGTGGACAAGATGTTGACAACCATGTTGGAATTTATGCAGAATGACTCAAGAAAAGACTCAGCTCAGATTGCACTGGTGGCCCACTGCCTGGCCATGCTGTGGTTTCTGGGAGGAGACTTCCTAAAG GCTCGCTGTTGA
- the zmynd12 gene encoding zinc finger MYND domain-containing protein 12 isoform X1, translating into MEAKPEVLGTTSEIIPLALPKGTEKLCELCERRANLQCTKCRVTFYCDADHQQADWVGIHERICQLLVPIRMATLWSLQQEGQIEMQLKKLELIEICRLVAQSKLSEGKHQEALPAAQFCLRCSKDVHGPTNVEMVPAYLLLAEANLGLGNLAVVAELLSQAEWAVLKSPECGHGVQHWLHRSLGQLHMATGNLEAALLYFANDIYFASEEYGLDSTVTCNGYFLMADVFAKQGKTPIVRSLYSEVAHTWHCYLTKLLETHIQNIQNPDMLLEPSYDKSKQVEVDKMLTTMLEFMQNDSRKDSAQIALVAHCLAMLWFLGGDFLKALGFCSTALQASQLIPNHDLTEPIQALLQLVQGLHTEPHPGSD; encoded by the exons atgGAGGCTAAACCCGAGGTTTTGGGGACAACATCCGAGATAATCCCTCTTGCTTTACCCAAAGGAACCGAAAAGTTGTGTGAACTTTGTGAAAGAAGAGCAAACCTGCAGTGCACCAAGTGTCGGGTCACGTTTTACTG TGATGCAGACCACCAGCAGGCCGATTGGGTGGGGATCCATGAGAGAATCTGTCAGCTGCTTGTTCCCATTCGCATGGCGACACTCTGGAGTCTGCAGCAGGAAGGCCAAATTGAAATGCAGCTTAAAAAA CTGGAGCTGATTGAAATTTGCAGGCTGGTGGCTCAGAGCAAGCTGTCTGAGGGGAAACACCAGGAAGCTCTACCTGCCGCCCAGTTCTGCCTGCGCTGTTCCAAAGACGTCCATGGCCCCACTAATGTAGAAATGGTCCCTGCCTACCTGCTGCTCGCTGAGGCCAACTTGG GTTTGGGTAATCTAGCTGTGGTGGCAGAGCTCCTGTCCCAAGCGGAGTGGGCGGTGTTAAAGAGTCCAGAATGTGGTCATGGAGTCCAACACTGGCTGCACAGGAGTCTGGGCCAGCTCCACATGGCAACTGGAAACCTGGAAGCAGCCCTGCTTTACTTTGCAAATGAT ATATACTTTGCCAGTGAGGAGTATGGTCTGGACAGCACAGTCACCTGTAATGGCTACTTTCTCATGGCTGATGTGTTTGCCAAACAGGGGAAGACGCCCATTGTTCGTTCCTTGTACtctgag GTGGCACATACTTGGCACTGCTATCTGACTAAACTCCTCGAGACCCACATACAAAATATCCAGAATCCTGATATGTTGTTGGAGCCCTCTTATG ATAAATCCAAGCAAGTTGAAGTGGACAAGATGTTGACAACCATGTTGGAATTTATGCAGAATGACTCAAGAAAAGACTCAGCTCAGATTGCACTGGTGGCCCACTGCCTGGCCATGCTGTGGTTTCTGGGAGGAGACTTCCTAAAG gCACTGGGATTTTGCAGCACGGCCCTGCAGGCCAGCCAGCTGATACCAAACCATGACCTGACTGAGCCCATCCAGgccctgctgcagctggtgcAGGGTCTACATACAGAACCACATCCTGGTTCTGACTAG
- the LOC104920217 gene encoding epithelial membrane protein 3, with protein sequence MAYLLMFVTLLHLITLAMLFIATMEKSWWEWEGMENSDLWYNCRFDNFTGTWLCASSKETEWLQAVQVLMVLSVVFSSVSFLVFLGQLFTMSKGGLFYFTGLCQVFAGLAAFSAALIYTLHNKEILQDSRELTSGHFGYCFILAWVCVPLLLCSGIIYVHLRKKE encoded by the exons ATGGCATACCTGCTTATGTTTGTGACCCTGCTGCATCTCATCACACTGGCAATGCTGTTCATTGCAACCATGGAGAAG TCCTGGTGGGAGTGGGAAGGCATGGAGAACTCAGACCTATGGTACAACTGTAGGTTTGACAACTTCACAGGAACCTGGTTGTGTGCATCCTCAAAAGAGACTG aGTGGCTTCAGGCAGTTCAAGTCCTGATGGTTCTCTCTGTGGTCTTCTCCTCGGTCTCCTTCTTGGTGTTCCTCGGCCAACTGTTCACCATGTCTAAGGGTGGACTCTTCTACTTCACTGGGCTGTGTCAAGTCTTTGCAG gacTCGCCGCCTTTTCTGCAGCTCTCATCTACACATTACACAATAAGGAAATCCTTCAGGACTCCAGGGAGCTGACTTCAGGACATTTTGGCTACTGCTTCATTCTGGCCTGGGTGTGTGTCCCCTTGTTGCTGTGTAGTGGAATCATATACGTACACTTGCGTAAAAAAGAGTGA
- the zmynd12 gene encoding zinc finger MYND domain-containing protein 12 isoform X4 — translation MATLWSLQQEGQIEMQLKKLELIEICRLVAQSKLSEGKHQEALPAAQFCLRCSKDVHGPTNVEMVPAYLLLAEANLGLGNLAVVAELLSQAEWAVLKSPECGHGVQHWLHRSLGQLHMATGNLEAALLYFANDIYFASEEYGLDSTVTCNGYFLMADVFAKQGKTPIVRSLYSEVAHTWHCYLTKLLETHIQNIQNPDMLLEPSYDKSKQVEVDKMLTTMLEFMQNDSRKDSAQIALVAHCLAMLWFLGGDFLKALGFCSTALQASQLIPNHDLTEPIQALLQLVQGLHTEPHPGSD, via the exons ATGGCGACACTCTGGAGTCTGCAGCAGGAAGGCCAAATTGAAATGCAGCTTAAAAAA CTGGAGCTGATTGAAATTTGCAGGCTGGTGGCTCAGAGCAAGCTGTCTGAGGGGAAACACCAGGAAGCTCTACCTGCCGCCCAGTTCTGCCTGCGCTGTTCCAAAGACGTCCATGGCCCCACTAATGTAGAAATGGTCCCTGCCTACCTGCTGCTCGCTGAGGCCAACTTGG GTTTGGGTAATCTAGCTGTGGTGGCAGAGCTCCTGTCCCAAGCGGAGTGGGCGGTGTTAAAGAGTCCAGAATGTGGTCATGGAGTCCAACACTGGCTGCACAGGAGTCTGGGCCAGCTCCACATGGCAACTGGAAACCTGGAAGCAGCCCTGCTTTACTTTGCAAATGAT ATATACTTTGCCAGTGAGGAGTATGGTCTGGACAGCACAGTCACCTGTAATGGCTACTTTCTCATGGCTGATGTGTTTGCCAAACAGGGGAAGACGCCCATTGTTCGTTCCTTGTACtctgag GTGGCACATACTTGGCACTGCTATCTGACTAAACTCCTCGAGACCCACATACAAAATATCCAGAATCCTGATATGTTGTTGGAGCCCTCTTATG ATAAATCCAAGCAAGTTGAAGTGGACAAGATGTTGACAACCATGTTGGAATTTATGCAGAATGACTCAAGAAAAGACTCAGCTCAGATTGCACTGGTGGCCCACTGCCTGGCCATGCTGTGGTTTCTGGGAGGAGACTTCCTAAAG gCACTGGGATTTTGCAGCACGGCCCTGCAGGCCAGCCAGCTGATACCAAACCATGACCTGACTGAGCCCATCCAGgccctgctgcagctggtgcAGGGTCTACATACAGAACCACATCCTGGTTCTGACTAG
- the zmynd12 gene encoding zinc finger MYND domain-containing protein 12 isoform X2 — MEAKPEVLGTTSEIIPLALPKGTEKLCELCERRANLQCTKCRVTFYCDADHQQADWVGIHERICQLLVPIRMATLWSLQQEGQIEMQLKKLELIEICRLVAQSKLSEGKHQEALPAAQFCLRCSKDVHGPTNVEMVPAYLLLAEANLGLGNLAVVAELLSQAEWAVLKSPECGHGVQHWLHRSLGQLHMATGNLEAALLYFANDIYFASEEYGLDSTVTCNGYFLMADVFAKQGKTPIVRSLYSEVAHTWHCYLTKLLETHIQNIQNPDMLLEPSYDKSKQVEVDKMLTTMLEFMQNDSRKDSAQIALVAHCLAMLWFLGGDFLKRESAMTNCPLS; from the exons atgGAGGCTAAACCCGAGGTTTTGGGGACAACATCCGAGATAATCCCTCTTGCTTTACCCAAAGGAACCGAAAAGTTGTGTGAACTTTGTGAAAGAAGAGCAAACCTGCAGTGCACCAAGTGTCGGGTCACGTTTTACTG TGATGCAGACCACCAGCAGGCCGATTGGGTGGGGATCCATGAGAGAATCTGTCAGCTGCTTGTTCCCATTCGCATGGCGACACTCTGGAGTCTGCAGCAGGAAGGCCAAATTGAAATGCAGCTTAAAAAA CTGGAGCTGATTGAAATTTGCAGGCTGGTGGCTCAGAGCAAGCTGTCTGAGGGGAAACACCAGGAAGCTCTACCTGCCGCCCAGTTCTGCCTGCGCTGTTCCAAAGACGTCCATGGCCCCACTAATGTAGAAATGGTCCCTGCCTACCTGCTGCTCGCTGAGGCCAACTTGG GTTTGGGTAATCTAGCTGTGGTGGCAGAGCTCCTGTCCCAAGCGGAGTGGGCGGTGTTAAAGAGTCCAGAATGTGGTCATGGAGTCCAACACTGGCTGCACAGGAGTCTGGGCCAGCTCCACATGGCAACTGGAAACCTGGAAGCAGCCCTGCTTTACTTTGCAAATGAT ATATACTTTGCCAGTGAGGAGTATGGTCTGGACAGCACAGTCACCTGTAATGGCTACTTTCTCATGGCTGATGTGTTTGCCAAACAGGGGAAGACGCCCATTGTTCGTTCCTTGTACtctgag GTGGCACATACTTGGCACTGCTATCTGACTAAACTCCTCGAGACCCACATACAAAATATCCAGAATCCTGATATGTTGTTGGAGCCCTCTTATG ATAAATCCAAGCAAGTTGAAGTGGACAAGATGTTGACAACCATGTTGGAATTTATGCAGAATGACTCAAGAAAAGACTCAGCTCAGATTGCACTGGTGGCCCACTGCCTGGCCATGCTGTGGTTTCTGGGAGGAGACTTCCTAAAG AGAGAGTCAGCTATGACAAACTGCCCTCTGAGTTAA